The Desulfovibrionales bacterium genome window below encodes:
- a CDS encoding electron transfer flavoprotein subunit alpha — protein MSIRIDQDKCTGCGTCVESCPYEAITLENGIARVGDACVLCGICADNCEAGAIVIERARDMAGEDLKSYRGVCIFAEQGYGKMHSVSYELLGVGRRLADDLGVELVAVLLGHNVTNMADELAAYGADKIYVIDHPELACYSDDAYGNVLVDVIRQCRPEIFLGGATAIGRSLIPRVATMLGVGLTADCTELSIRKEDRLLLQTRPAFGGNVMATIVCPRSRPQMATVRPKVMKKGDYTPGRRAEVISVTPGSDRVRSRVRLVNSVKEETDLVNVAEADVIVTGGRGLKNAENFALLHELARQLAGAVGATRAAVDEGWISYAHQIGQTGKTVSPKLYIACGVSGAVQHLVGMQSSDIIVAINSDPGAPIFDVATYGIVGDLFEIIPALTKRLKESSSS, from the coding sequence ATGAGCATAAGAATAGACCAGGATAAATGCACCGGTTGCGGAACTTGCGTTGAATCCTGCCCCTATGAGGCTATTACCCTGGAAAATGGCATAGCCAGAGTCGGCGATGCCTGTGTCCTTTGTGGAATCTGTGCGGATAACTGTGAGGCCGGAGCTATTGTTATTGAACGGGCCCGGGATATGGCCGGGGAAGACCTTAAGTCCTACCGTGGCGTGTGCATTTTTGCCGAGCAGGGATATGGAAAGATGCACTCCGTCTCCTATGAACTTCTTGGTGTCGGTCGGCGCTTGGCTGACGATTTGGGGGTAGAATTAGTCGCAGTCCTGTTGGGTCACAATGTCACGAATATGGCGGATGAACTGGCCGCCTATGGAGCTGATAAGATATATGTGATCGATCATCCGGAGCTGGCCTGTTACAGCGACGATGCCTATGGCAATGTCCTGGTGGATGTCATCCGGCAGTGTCGGCCGGAGATCTTCCTGGGAGGGGCTACAGCTATCGGCCGTTCGCTTATTCCCCGCGTGGCTACCATGCTCGGCGTCGGCCTTACTGCAGATTGCACAGAACTGTCTATACGTAAGGAAGACCGGTTATTGCTCCAGACCCGGCCAGCCTTTGGCGGGAATGTTATGGCTACCATTGTCTGCCCCAGATCGCGGCCCCAGATGGCCACGGTCCGGCCCAAGGTGATGAAGAAGGGGGATTACACCCCCGGTCGGAGGGCCGAAGTCATTTCTGTTACTCCCGGTTCGGACCGGGTGCGTTCCCGTGTACGCCTGGTAAATTCGGTTAAGGAAGAGACCGATCTGGTCAATGTGGCGGAGGCTGATGTTATAGTCACCGGGGGAAGGGGCCTGAAAAACGCGGAAAATTTTGCCTTGCTGCACGAACTGGCCAGACAACTGGCCGGCGCTGTTGGAGCCACACGGGCCGCAGTGGATGAGGGATGGATATCTTATGCCCATCAAATAGGACAGACAGGGAAGACCGTCAGTCCCAAGCTTTATATCGCCTGCGGGGTGTCGGGAGCGGTACAGCATTTGGTAGGTATGCAATCTTCAGATATCATCGTGGCTATTAACAGTGATCCTGGCGCCCCTATTTTTGATGTAGCTACCTATGGGATAGTCGGGGACCTCTTTGAGATTATTCCGGCGTTAACCAAGAGACTTAAGGAGTCATCAAGCTCATGA